The following nucleotide sequence is from Streptomyces sp. HUAS CB01.
CGGCCGCAAGGAACCCGACTGCTACACCCGCCCGCCCGCCCTCCACGACGAACTCACCGACCGCCTCGGCACCTTCCCCCTCTTCCACTTCTGGGGACCCGGCGCCGACATCGTCTCCAGCCGCTGGATCATCGACGCCACCCGCCACATCCTCCGCACCCGCACCCCCGACCTCGCCCTCTGCTACCTCCCCCACCTCGACTACGACCTCCAGCGCTACGGCCCCGACGACCCCCGCTCCCACCGGGCCGCCACCGACCTCGACACCGCGCTGGCACCCCTCCTCGACGACGCACACGCCGAAGGCCGCACCGTCGTCGCCCTCTCCGAATACGGCATCACCCGCGTCACCCGGCCCGTCGACATCAACCGCGAACTGCGCCGCGCCGGGCTCCTCGACGTCCACACCCAGGACGGCATGGAATACCTCGACCCCATGGCCTCCCGCGCGTTCGCCGTCGCCGACCACCAGATCGCCCACGTCTACGTACGCCGCCCCGAAGACCTCGACGCCACCCGCGAAGCACTCCACGGCCTCGACGGAGTCGCCGAACTCCTCGACGACGAGGGCAAGAAGACCCACGGCCTCGACCACCCGCGCTCCGGCGAACTCGTCGCCGTCGCCGAACCCGACGCCTGGTTCACCTACTACTACTGGCTCGACGACGCCCACGCCCCCGACTTCGCCCAGCTCGTCGAGATCCACCGCAAACCCGGCTACGACCCCGTCGAACTGTTCATGGACCCCGAGGACCCCTACGTCCGCGTCAAAGCCGCCACAGCCCTCGCCCGCAAGAAACTCGGCATGCGCTACCGCATGGCCGTCGTCCCCCTCGACCCCTCACCTGTTCGCGGGAGCCACGGCCGCCTCCCCACGAGCGACGACACCGACAACGGTCCGCTCATCCTGTGCTCCACCCCCCGCGCCGTCACCGGCCGCGTCGCGGCCACCGAAGTCAAAACCCTGCTGCTCCGACTCGCAGGACTTCACTGAACCACACCCCACCGACAACGAGGAGTCATCCACCGTGACCCGCCCCAGCAAGCACACCGACCCCGAACTCGCCCACAAGCTCAGCAGACGCGGCATGCTCGGCGTCGCCGCCGGCGCCACCGCAGCCGCCCTCCTCGGCGCCGGCGCCCCCACCGCCGCCGCCCACGGCAAGAGCCACGGCCGCCCCGTCCTGCCCCCCGGCCGGCTCGGCATCCAGCTCTACTCGCTCCGCGACAAGGTCTCCACCCTCGGCTTCGCCGCCGTCTTCGCCGAACTGGAGAAGTACGGCTACGACGAGGTCGAGTACGCCGGCTACACCCAGGGCTCCGCCGGCCCCATCACCCTCCAGCAGCTCCGCCGCCTCACCCGCGACCACGGACTGCGCGCCATCGGCAGCCACGTCGGCTACTACAACGACAACGACCCCGGCGCCTACACCTTCGCCCAGAACCTCGACAAGGTCCTCGACGACGCCCAGGCCCTCGGCCTCAAGCACATCGGCACCGCATCGGGACCCTGGCGCTACGGCGCCACCGTCGACGGCTGGAAGCGCTGCGCCGACGAGTTCAACGCGTACGGCGCCGCCGCCAAGGCCCGCGGCATGAAGTTCTACCAGCACAACCACGCCGAGGAATTCTCCTTCGCCACCGACAAGCCGAACGTACGCCTCTACGACGTCCTCCTCGCCGAGACCGACCCCGACCTCGTCTACCTGGAAATGGACATCTACTGGGCCTACGCCGGCCAGTTCCGCTTCTCCAAGCGCGCCGACGGCACCCCCGCCCCCTTCGACCCCCTGCGCTACGTCCTGCAGCAGCCCGACCGCTACCCCCTCTTCCACGTCAAGGACGGAGAACGCGACATCTCCGCCCGCGACGGCTACCGCATGGTGGACGTCGGAGACGGAGACATCGACTACCAGCGCTTCATCTCGGCCGTGACCCGCACCCGGGGCGGCCGGCTCGACCACCACTGGCAGGCCGAGCACGACAACCCCGTCGAGTCCTTCACCTTCGCCCGCAAGTCCAGCGCACACCTGCACTCACTGCGCGAGAAGGACTGCTGACACCGGGCCCGCTACACCACGTCCCGGCTGATCGGCTGCGGGTTCGCCGCGATCCGGCGGACCCGCGGCCGCCCCGGCGGATGCAGGAACACCGCCACGAACCCCGCGAACAGCGAGATCGAACCCGCCAGGACGAACGCCCCCGCGTAGTCCCACGCCGCCACCACCACGGCACCCATGCCCGACCCCAGCAGACCCGACACCAGCTTCGAGCTGTACACCAGACCGTAGTTCGACGCGTTGTTGTTCTCCCCGAAATAGTCCGCCGTCATCGCCGCGAACATCGGGAAGATCGCCCCGCCACCGAAACCTGAAATGCTGGAGAACAACAGGAACAGCGGCAGATTGTGGATGTTGCCCGACCAGAGAATGCCGTACTGCGACAACCCCAGCACCACACACACGAAGATCAGACACTGCTTCCGGCCGTAACGGTCCGACAGCCAGCCGATCACACCCCGGCCCGTACCGTTCACGATCGCCTTCAACGACATCGCCGTCGCCACGATCCCACCCGCGAAACCCGCCTCGTCACCGAACGGCACCTGGAACGCGATACCGAAGATGTTCACACCCGACGTACACAGCAGACAGAACCACATCAACGCCACCCGGCCCGTCCGCCACGCCTCGATCGGCGTGAACTGCCTCACCGCCGGCGGATTCTTCTCCAACGCCCGGCGCGCCCGCGGATCGTCCGGCTTCCGCAGCGGATCCACCTCCGCCGGCCACCAGTTCTTCGGCGGATCCCGGAAGAAGTAACCGGCCACCGCCACCACCGCCGCCAGGAACACACCCACCGACACCAGCACCCAGCGGAAGTTCGTCAGGTCCATGTAGCCGGTGAAGATGAACACGAACGGCACCGAACCATAGGCGAAACCACCGTTGACGAACCCCGTCTTGCCGCCCTTGCGCTCCGGATACCACTTGCCCACCATGTTCACGCACGTCGCGTACACCATGCCCGCGCCCATACCGCTGAACATGCCGAACCCGACATACGCCACCACCACATGAGGCGCGAACGCCAGCGACAGATACCCCAGCAGCGTCCCCACCGCACCCAGCATCATCGCCCACCGCGCCGGCAACCTCCCGCTCTCCCGCAGCTTCCCCGCCGGGAAAGCCACCGCAGCCTGGAAGAACACCCACACACCGAGCATCCAGAAAATGTGCTGACTGCTCCACGAATGCGCCGTGTGCAGAGTCTCCTCCGCCGACGCGAACGCATACTCCGCCGAACTGATGCCCATCATGCCCACCCAGGGCAGAACGACCATCCACTTGCGCTTGCGGCCCATGATGTCCACATCGGACTCACCGATGCGGTACACCCGGCCATTGGCGTCCGTCACCTCCCTGAAGGAGACGGGCGAGGAAACGTCGGTCGTCACCATGTCGATCAGAACCCCCTGCGTCGAAGAAGCCAGGCCAGCGCCCCCTGTCCGTACTTCTCGTGCCGGGGCCCGCAGCACACGCACGACCGCGGGCCCCCCGGGTGGTGCCTCACCTCAGCTCATCGACCACCACCCGGCAGCAACCCCGCCGCCCGCGCCCAGGCGTACTTCGCACCCAGCACCGCGACCGGCTTCTCCGTCGTGTACGGATACGCCACGACACCCCGCTCGAAGAGATACGCACACGCCTCCTCGACCTCCACGTCACCCGCCAGCGACGCCACCACCGGCTTCTCGATCCCGCGCTCCCGGAACTCCGCCACCACCCGCGCCGTCAACTCGGCGAACACCATCGGCGGAGTGACGATCGTGTGCCAGTAACCCAGCACCAGCGCATGGATCCGCGGATCCTCCAGACCCAGCCGGATCGTCGCCTCGTACGTCGCCGGCGGCTCACCACCCGTGATGTCCACCGGATTCCCCGCCGCACCGAACGGCGGAATGAACTCCCGGAACGCCGCGTCCAGATCCGGCGGAATCTCCATCAGACGCAACCCGTTGTCGACGATCGCGTCCGACAACAGCACACCCGAACCACCCGCACCCGTGATGACGACGACATTGTCGCCCCCCGGCGCCGGCAGCACCGGCAACGCCCGCGCGTACTCCAGCATCTCGTTCAGACCCGGCGCCCGGATCACCCCCGCCTGCCGCAGCACGTCGTCGTACACCGCGTCATCACCCGCCAGCGCACCCGTGTGCGAACCCGCCGCCCTCGCACCCGCACTCGTACGACCCGCCTTCAGCACCACCACCGGCTTCCTCGGCACCGTCGCCCGCGCCGCCTCCACAAACGCACGCCCGTCCTTCAGATCCTCCAGATGCATCGCGATGCAATCCGTGTTCGGATCCTCCCCGAACCACGTCAGCAGATCGTCCTCGTCCAGGTCCGACTTGTTGCCCAGCCCCACGATCGCCGACACACCCGTACGCGTCGCCCGCGCGAAACCGAGAATCGCCATCCCGATCCCACCCGACTGCGACGTCAGCGCCACCCCGCCCCGCACGTCGTACGGAGTGCAGAACGTCGCACACAGGTCCTGCCACGTCGAGTAGTAGCCGTAGATGTTCGGCCCCAGAACCCGCACCCCGTACCGCTCCGCCACCGCCACGACCTCGTCCTGCAGCGCCTGCTCACCCGTCTCGGCGAAACCCGACGGAATCAGCACCGCATTCGGGATCCCCCTGCGGCCCACCTCCTCCAGCGCAGCGGCCACGAACCGGGCGGGAATCGCGAACACCGCCACATCCACCTCACCCGGAACGTCCGTGACACTCTTGTACGCCTTGCGGCCCAGAATGTCATCGGCCCGCGGATTCACCGGATGAATCTCCCCCGGAAAACCCCCGTCGACGAGATTCCGCATCACCGAATTGCCGATCTTCCCCGGCTCGTTCGACGCCCCGATCACCGCCACCGACCGCGGCCGCATCAACCGCCGCATCGACGCCAGGATCTCCTCACGCCCATAACGACGCCGCCGCCTCGGCACCCCCTCCGCCAGAATCACCCGGACATCCGCCGCCACCGCCCCCTCCGGCGTCGCCACCACCGGATTCAGATCCACCTCCGCGATCTCCGGGAAATCCGACACCAGCCGCGACACCCGCCGGATCTGCTCCGCCAGCGCCCGGCGATCCACCGCCGGCGCACCCCGCACCCCCCGCAGAACCTCCGCCGCGCCGATCGAATCCAGCATCGACTCCGCCTCGTCCGCACTCACCGGAGCCAGCCGGAACGTGACGTCCCGCAGAACCTCCACCAGGACACCGCCCAGACCGAACGCCACCACCTTCCCGAACGTCGGATCCGTCACCGCACCGACGATCACCTCCTGGCCCGGCGGCAGCAACTGCTGCACCTGCACCCCGTCGATCCGCGCATCCGGCGCATACGCCCGCACGTTCTCCACGATCCGCCGGAACGCCGACCGCACCTCCGCGGCACCCTCCACCCCCACGACCACCCCGCCCGCATCCGTCTTGTGCAGCACATCCGGCGAGACGATCTTCAACACCACCTTCCCGCCCAGCCGGTCGGCGTGCACCACCGCCTCTTCCACATCCCGCGCCAGCGCCTCACCCGGCACCGCGATCCCGTACGCGTCCGCCACGGCCTTGGCCTCCGGCGCCGTCAACGCCGAACGACCCTCCGACCGCACCGCGTCCAGCACCGCACGCACCACATCCCGGTGCACCTCGAACGCCGAGTCCGCCCCGAAACCCACCACTAGATCACCCCACTCGTCCTCAGCAGCCGCAGCTCCTCGTCCCCGAGCCCCAGCTCACCCACGTACACCTCGGCGTTGTGCTCACCCAGCAACGGCGAACGCACCACATCCACCGGGGAATCCGACAGCTTCAACGGCGAACCCACCGTCGTGAACACACCCCGCTCCGGATGCTCCACCTCCACGACCATCCCGTTCGCCACCAACGACGCGTCCTCGATGATCTCCCTCGTCGACAGGATCGGCCCGCACGGAATGTTGTGCGCGTTCAGCCGCTCCAGCACCTCCCACTTCGGCAGCGCCGACGACCACTCCTCGATCAGCTGGAACATCTTCCCCAGCTTCGGCAACCGCGCCTCCGGCGTCGCCCACTCCGGGTCCCCCGCCAACTCCGGCCGGCCGATCAACCGCGACAGCGGCTCCCACCCCACCGGCTGCACGATCACGTACACATAGTCGTTCGGACCACCCGGAGCACACCTCACCGCCCACCCCGGCTGCCCACCCCCCGACGCGTTACCCGAACGCGGAACCTCGTCACCGAAGTCCTCATTGGGATACTCGGCCAACGGCCCCCGCGCCAGCCGCTGCTGATCACGCAACTTCACCCGGCACAGATTCAGCACCGCATGCTGCATCGCCACATTCACCCGCTGACCGCGACCCGTACGCTCCCGCTGCAGCAACGCCGCCAGCACCGCCGCCACCGCATGCACACCCGTACCCGAATCACCGATCTGCGCACCCGTCGCCAACGGCGGCCCCTCCTCGAACCCCGTCGTCGACATCGACCCGCCCATCGCCTGCGCCACCACCTCGTACGCCTTGAAGTCGGTGTACGGGCCCTCACCGAACCCCTTGATCGACGCATACACGATCCGCGGATTGATCTCCCTGATCCGCTCCCACGTGAACCCCATCCGGTCCACCGCACCCGGACCGAAGTTCTCCACCAGCACGTCCGAACGCCGGATCAGCTCCGTCAGCAACTCCCGGCCCCGCTCGGACTTCGTGTTCAGCGTGATGCTCCGCTTGTTGCAGTTGAGCATCGTGAAGTACAGCGAGTCGACGTCCGGGATGTCACGCAACTGCCTCCGCGTGATGTCCCCACCCGGCGCCTCCAGCTTCACCACGTCCGCACCCAGCCACGCCAGCAACTGCGTCGCCGAAGGACCGGACTGCACATGCGTCATGTCGAGGACACGCACGCCCTCAAGAGCCTTCGCCACGGCCGGCACCCCTCACTTGTACATGGTCTGGTTCACGGTCCCCGGGGCGTACACGTCCGGGTCCACCCACACGTTCACCAACGACGGCAGCCCCGACTCACGCGCACGCCGCAACGCCGGCCCGATGTCCGCCGCGTCACGGACCTCCTCGCCGTAACCACCCAGCATCCGCGCGAACCGGTCGTACGGCACATCACCCAGCGTGTTCCCGACCCGCTCCCGCTCCAGGCCGTACTTCTGCGCCTGGCCGTAACGGATCTGGTTCATCGACGAGTTGTTCCCCACGATCCCGACGAACGGCAGGTTGTACCGCACCAGCGTCTCGAAGTCCCAGCCCGTCAGACTGAACGCACCGTCCCCGAACAGCGCCACGACCTCCTTGTCCGGCCGCGCCTGCTTCGCCGCCAGCACGAACGGCACCCCCACACCCAGCGTCCCCAACGGCCCCGGATCCATCCAGTGCCCCGGCGACTTCGGCTGCACCACCTGCCCCGAGAACGTGACGATGTCACCCCCGTCACCGATGTAGACCGAGTCCTCGGTCAGGAAGTCGTTGATCTCACTCACCAGCCGGTACGGATGAACCGGCGACGCGTCCGACCGCAACAGCGGCAACCGCTTCTCCAACGCCGCCTGCTCCGCCGTACGCAGCTCCTCCAACCACACCTTCCGGCCCGCCGAACCACCGTTCAGCCGCCCCGAAGCCGACTCCGTCACCGCCTTCAGAACCAGCCCCGCGTCACCCACGATCCCCAGATCGACATCACGGTTCTTGCCCACCGTCCGGTAGTCCAGATCGATCTGCACCACCGTCGCCGACGGCGACAGCCGCTTCCCGTACCCCATCCGGAAATCGAACGGCGTGCCCACGATCACGATCACATCCGCGTTCGAGAACGCGTACCGCCGCGACAGCTGGAAGTGGTGCGGATCGCCCGGCGGCAGCGTCCCCCGCCCCGCACCGTTCATGTACGCCGGCACGTTCAGCGCCCGCACCAGCTCGATCGCCGCGTCCGTCGCCCGCGTCGTCCACACCTGACTGCCCAGCAGGATCGCCGGCCTCTCCGCATGCACCAGCAGATCGGCCAGCCGCTCCACCGCCTCCGGATCGCCGGCCGACCGCGTCGACGCCCGGTACCGTCCCGCCGCCGGCACCCGCGCCTTCTCCACCGGCACCTTCGCGTCCAGCACATCCCGCGGGATCTCCAGGAACGACGGCCCCGGAGCACCGTGGTAGCACTCACGGAACGCCATCGACACCATGTCAGCGGCACGCGCCGTGTCCGGCACCGTCGCCGCGAACTTCGTGATCGGCGTCATCATGTCGACGTGCGGCAGGTCCTGCAGCGACCCCATCTTGTGCTGGGTGAGCGCCCCCTGACCCCCGATCAGCAGCATCGGCGACTCCGCGCGGAAGGCGTTCGCCACACCCGTCACGGCGTCCGTCGTGCCCGGCCCCGCCGTCACCACGGCGCACCCGGGCTTCCCGGTGATCCGGGCGTAGCCGTCCGCGGCATGCGCGGCGACCTGTTCATGGCGTACGTCGACGACTTCGATGCCTTCGTCCACGCAGCCGTCGTAGATGTCGATGATGTGTCCGCCGCACAGGGTGTAGACGACGTCGACCCCTTCGGCCCTGAGCGCCTTGGCGACCAGATGCCCACCGGAGATGAGGTCCTGCTGACGGTCCTGGCTGTCGTCGGGCATGGCGAAGTCCCGTCCCTTCGTAGGGGGATCCGTGGCCGAGAGCAGGTGCTCCGGGCTGCTGCGACCTGCCCGGGGACCGCCCTCGCGTAGATTGCATACAGTCGACGAATACTGTATGAACCTTGTTATCCCGCATCCGGGAGAAGGTGTCCAGGGGGCGTGCGGCACTTTCCGAGACAGGAGCCGGCATGGATCTGTACGAGTACCAAGCCCACGAGCTCTTCCAGCAGCACGGCATCCCCGTGCCCGACGCAGAAACCGTCCGCACGGCCCGCGAAGCCCGCGCCGCCGCCGAACGCCTCGGCGGCCGCGCCGTCATCAAGGCCCAGGTCAGAACCGGCGGACGCGGCAAGGCGGGCGGCGTCAAAATCGCCGCCGACCCCGCGGCCGCCGAACTCACCGCCCGCCAGATCCTCGCCATGGACATCAAGGGCCACCGCGTCCACCAGGTGCTGGTCGCCCGGCCCGTCGCCATCGACACCGAGTACTACGTCTCCTACGTACTCGACCGCGCCGCCGGCCACTTCCTCGCCATCGCCTCCGCGGAAGGCGGCATGGACATCGAGGAGATCGCGGC
It contains:
- a CDS encoding nucleotide pyrophosphatase/phosphodiesterase family protein, with translation MSDTTTNGTPRPTPLLVLDVVGLTPRLLDHMPHLKHLATAGSHAPLGTVLPAVTCTAQSTFLTGTLPAEHGIVGNGWYFRELGDVLLWRQHNGLVAGDKLWDAARRAHPGYTVANICWWYAMGADTDITVTPRPVYYADGRKEPDCYTRPPALHDELTDRLGTFPLFHFWGPGADIVSSRWIIDATRHILRTRTPDLALCYLPHLDYDLQRYGPDDPRSHRAATDLDTALAPLLDDAHAEGRTVVALSEYGITRVTRPVDINRELRRAGLLDVHTQDGMEYLDPMASRAFAVADHQIAHVYVRRPEDLDATREALHGLDGVAELLDDEGKKTHGLDHPRSGELVAVAEPDAWFTYYYWLDDAHAPDFAQLVEIHRKPGYDPVELFMDPEDPYVRVKAATALARKKLGMRYRMAVVPLDPSPVRGSHGRLPTSDDTDNGPLILCSTPRAVTGRVAATEVKTLLLRLAGLH
- a CDS encoding sugar phosphate isomerase/epimerase family protein, coding for MLGVAAGATAAALLGAGAPTAAAHGKSHGRPVLPPGRLGIQLYSLRDKVSTLGFAAVFAELEKYGYDEVEYAGYTQGSAGPITLQQLRRLTRDHGLRAIGSHVGYYNDNDPGAYTFAQNLDKVLDDAQALGLKHIGTASGPWRYGATVDGWKRCADEFNAYGAAAKARGMKFYQHNHAEEFSFATDKPNVRLYDVLLAETDPDLVYLEMDIYWAYAGQFRFSKRADGTPAPFDPLRYVLQQPDRYPLFHVKDGERDISARDGYRMVDVGDGDIDYQRFISAVTRTRGGRLDHHWQAEHDNPVESFTFARKSSAHLHSLREKDC
- a CDS encoding OFA family MFS transporter, producing the protein MVTTDVSSPVSFREVTDANGRVYRIGESDVDIMGRKRKWMVVLPWVGMMGISSAEYAFASAEETLHTAHSWSSQHIFWMLGVWVFFQAAVAFPAGKLRESGRLPARWAMMLGAVGTLLGYLSLAFAPHVVVAYVGFGMFSGMGAGMVYATCVNMVGKWYPERKGGKTGFVNGGFAYGSVPFVFIFTGYMDLTNFRWVLVSVGVFLAAVVAVAGYFFRDPPKNWWPAEVDPLRKPDDPRARRALEKNPPAVRQFTPIEAWRTGRVALMWFCLLCTSGVNIFGIAFQVPFGDEAGFAGGIVATAMSLKAIVNGTGRGVIGWLSDRYGRKQCLIFVCVVLGLSQYGILWSGNIHNLPLFLLFSSISGFGGGAIFPMFAAMTADYFGENNNASNYGLVYSSKLVSGLLGSGMGAVVVAAWDYAGAFVLAGSISLFAGFVAVFLHPPGRPRVRRIAANPQPISRDVV
- a CDS encoding acetate--CoA ligase family protein, with amino-acid sequence MHRDVVRAVLDAVRSEGRSALTAPEAKAVADAYGIAVPGEALARDVEEAVVHADRLGGKVVLKIVSPDVLHKTDAGGVVVGVEGAAEVRSAFRRIVENVRAYAPDARIDGVQVQQLLPPGQEVIVGAVTDPTFGKVVAFGLGGVLVEVLRDVTFRLAPVSADEAESMLDSIGAAEVLRGVRGAPAVDRRALAEQIRRVSRLVSDFPEIAEVDLNPVVATPEGAVAADVRVILAEGVPRRRRRYGREEILASMRRLMRPRSVAVIGASNEPGKIGNSVMRNLVDGGFPGEIHPVNPRADDILGRKAYKSVTDVPGEVDVAVFAIPARFVAAALEEVGRRGIPNAVLIPSGFAETGEQALQDEVVAVAERYGVRVLGPNIYGYYSTWQDLCATFCTPYDVRGGVALTSQSGGIGMAILGFARATRTGVSAIVGLGNKSDLDEDDLLTWFGEDPNTDCIAMHLEDLKDGRAFVEAARATVPRKPVVVLKAGRTSAGARAAGSHTGALAGDDAVYDDVLRQAGVIRAPGLNEMLEYARALPVLPAPGGDNVVVITGAGGSGVLLSDAIVDNGLRLMEIPPDLDAAFREFIPPFGAAGNPVDITGGEPPATYEATIRLGLEDPRIHALVLGYWHTIVTPPMVFAELTARVVAEFRERGIEKPVVASLAGDVEVEEACAYLFERGVVAYPYTTEKPVAVLGAKYAWARAAGLLPGGGR
- the frc gene encoding formyl-CoA transferase, whose protein sequence is MAKALEGVRVLDMTHVQSGPSATQLLAWLGADVVKLEAPGGDITRRQLRDIPDVDSLYFTMLNCNKRSITLNTKSERGRELLTELIRRSDVLVENFGPGAVDRMGFTWERIREINPRIVYASIKGFGEGPYTDFKAYEVVAQAMGGSMSTTGFEEGPPLATGAQIGDSGTGVHAVAAVLAALLQRERTGRGQRVNVAMQHAVLNLCRVKLRDQQRLARGPLAEYPNEDFGDEVPRSGNASGGGQPGWAVRCAPGGPNDYVYVIVQPVGWEPLSRLIGRPELAGDPEWATPEARLPKLGKMFQLIEEWSSALPKWEVLERLNAHNIPCGPILSTREIIEDASLVANGMVVEVEHPERGVFTTVGSPLKLSDSPVDVVRSPLLGEHNAEVYVGELGLGDEELRLLRTSGVI
- a CDS encoding thiamine pyrophosphate-binding protein; translated protein: MPDDSQDRQQDLISGGHLVAKALRAEGVDVVYTLCGGHIIDIYDGCVDEGIEVVDVRHEQVAAHAADGYARITGKPGCAVVTAGPGTTDAVTGVANAFRAESPMLLIGGQGALTQHKMGSLQDLPHVDMMTPITKFAATVPDTARAADMVSMAFRECYHGAPGPSFLEIPRDVLDAKVPVEKARVPAAGRYRASTRSAGDPEAVERLADLLVHAERPAILLGSQVWTTRATDAAIELVRALNVPAYMNGAGRGTLPPGDPHHFQLSRRYAFSNADVIVIVGTPFDFRMGYGKRLSPSATVVQIDLDYRTVGKNRDVDLGIVGDAGLVLKAVTESASGRLNGGSAGRKVWLEELRTAEQAALEKRLPLLRSDASPVHPYRLVSEINDFLTEDSVYIGDGGDIVTFSGQVVQPKSPGHWMDPGPLGTLGVGVPFVLAAKQARPDKEVVALFGDGAFSLTGWDFETLVRYNLPFVGIVGNNSSMNQIRYGQAQKYGLERERVGNTLGDVPYDRFARMLGGYGEEVRDAADIGPALRRARESGLPSLVNVWVDPDVYAPGTVNQTMYK